The following coding sequences are from one Streptomyces venezuelae window:
- a CDS encoding transglycosylase domain-containing protein produces MGKKRSGGGLSPTQQAAKFLGVSVLAGAVLAGIALPAFGALGLAAKGSVEGFDEIPANLKQPPLSQRTTILDNKGGAIATVYSRDRTVVPLKDISPYMQKAIVAIEDARFYEHGAVDLKGILRALNQNAQSGGVSQGASTLTQQYVKNVFVEEAGDDPTKVAEATQQTIGRKVRELKYAIQVEEELGKKRILKNYLNITYFGQQAYGIEAASQRYFSKHAKDLKVQEAALLAGIVQSPSRYDPVNDAAEATKRRNIVLQRMAETHDITQAEADAAKKTDLGLNVSRPKNGCITSVRGAGFFCDYVREVFLNDPVFGKTKEDRAKVWNRGGLKVRTTLDPQAQDSVQASIKNHVNKTDDVATAAAIVEPGTGKIRGMGQSRPYGFKKDETTINLSVDDSMGGGAGYQPGSTFKPIVAAAALEGGKSAGQSYSSPYEMPYPERVSTCGGKQWVNSGGAKLANENESEVGPYGMREATAKSVNTYYVQLIGDIGICPVTKLAAKMGVERADGKKMDQAPSIALGTQEMSPLTMAGAYATFASRGTYCTPIAIESIATLGGKSLPVPKSTCSRAMSEKTADTINTLLKGVVEDGTGKQAGLGSRASAGKTGTTDYRYAAWFVGYTPNLSGAVWVGDPMHKRRMVDITIGGVPYGKVFGGEVPGPIWRDAMSGALAGKPAPNFQTVHIPGGDKDEDDHGGGGGHDDGKPGGDGGGGGHGGGGGGNPWPDISIPGGNGNGFGGGNGFGGGIGGGWRR; encoded by the coding sequence ATGGGAAAGAAGCGCTCGGGCGGTGGTCTGTCACCTACTCAGCAGGCCGCGAAGTTCCTCGGAGTCAGCGTTCTGGCGGGTGCGGTGCTCGCCGGGATCGCCCTGCCCGCCTTCGGGGCGCTGGGCCTCGCGGCCAAGGGCTCGGTCGAGGGGTTCGACGAGATCCCCGCCAACTTGAAGCAGCCGCCGCTCAGTCAGCGCACCACCATCCTGGACAACAAGGGCGGTGCGATCGCCACGGTCTACTCGCGTGACCGCACGGTCGTCCCGCTCAAGGACATCTCGCCGTACATGCAGAAGGCGATCGTCGCGATCGAGGACGCCCGTTTCTACGAGCACGGCGCGGTCGACCTCAAGGGCATCCTGCGCGCGCTCAACCAGAACGCGCAGAGCGGCGGCGTCTCGCAGGGCGCGTCGACGCTCACGCAGCAGTACGTGAAGAACGTGTTCGTGGAGGAGGCCGGCGACGACCCGACGAAGGTCGCCGAGGCCACGCAGCAGACGATCGGCCGCAAGGTCCGCGAGCTGAAGTACGCGATCCAGGTCGAGGAGGAGCTGGGCAAGAAGCGGATCCTCAAGAACTACCTGAACATCACCTACTTCGGGCAGCAGGCGTACGGCATCGAGGCCGCCTCCCAGCGGTACTTCTCCAAGCACGCCAAGGACCTGAAGGTCCAGGAGGCCGCGCTCCTCGCCGGCATCGTGCAGTCGCCGAGCCGGTACGACCCGGTGAACGACGCGGCCGAGGCCACCAAGCGGCGCAACATCGTGCTGCAGCGGATGGCCGAGACGCACGACATCACGCAGGCGGAGGCCGACGCGGCCAAGAAGACCGACCTCGGGCTGAACGTGAGCCGCCCGAAGAACGGCTGCATCACCTCGGTCCGCGGCGCCGGTTTCTTCTGTGACTACGTACGCGAGGTGTTCCTCAACGACCCGGTCTTCGGCAAGACGAAGGAGGACCGGGCCAAGGTCTGGAACCGGGGCGGCCTGAAGGTCCGCACGACCCTTGATCCGCAGGCGCAGGACTCGGTGCAGGCGTCGATCAAGAATCACGTGAACAAGACCGACGACGTGGCGACAGCCGCCGCCATCGTCGAGCCGGGCACGGGCAAGATCCGCGGCATGGGCCAGTCGCGCCCTTACGGCTTCAAGAAGGACGAGACCACGATCAACCTCTCCGTGGACGACTCCATGGGCGGCGGCGCGGGCTACCAGCCCGGTTCGACGTTCAAGCCGATCGTCGCGGCGGCGGCCCTGGAGGGCGGCAAGTCGGCGGGACAGAGCTACTCGTCCCCGTACGAGATGCCCTACCCGGAGCGGGTCTCCACCTGTGGCGGCAAGCAGTGGGTGAACTCGGGCGGCGCGAAACTGGCCAACGAGAACGAGTCAGAGGTCGGCCCGTACGGCATGCGGGAAGCGACCGCGAAGTCCGTCAACACGTACTACGTGCAGCTCATCGGCGACATCGGCATCTGCCCGGTGACGAAGCTCGCCGCGAAGATGGGCGTCGAGCGCGCCGACGGCAAGAAGATGGACCAGGCGCCGTCGATCGCTCTCGGCACGCAGGAGATGTCGCCGCTGACGATGGCGGGCGCGTACGCGACGTTCGCCTCGCGCGGCACGTACTGCACGCCGATCGCCATCGAGTCGATCGCCACGCTCGGCGGCAAGTCGCTGCCGGTGCCGAAGTCGACGTGCTCGCGCGCGATGTCGGAGAAGACCGCCGACACCATCAACACGCTGCTCAAGGGCGTGGTCGAGGACGGTACGGGCAAGCAGGCCGGTCTCGGCTCCCGCGCCAGCGCGGGCAAGACGGGTACGACGGACTACCGCTACGCCGCCTGGTTCGTGGGCTACACGCCGAACCTGTCGGGCGCGGTCTGGGTCGGCGACCCGATGCACAAGCGGCGCATGGTCGACATCACCATCGGCGGCGTCCCCTACGGCAAGGTCTTCGGTGGCGAGGTGCCGGGCCCGATCTGGCGCGATGCGATGAGCGGCGCGCTCGCGGGCAAGCCGGCGCCGAACTTCCAGACCGTCCACATCCCCGGCGGGGACAAGGACGAGGACGACCACGGTGGCGGCGGTGGCCACGATGACGGCAAGCCTGGTGGTGACGGTGGCGGAGGCGGCCACGGCGGTGGC
- a CDS encoding WhiB family transcriptional regulator → MGWVTDWSAQAACRTTDPDELFVQGAAQNRAKAVCTGCPVRTECLADALDNRVEFGVWGGMTERERRALLRRRPTVTSWRRLLETARSEYERGAGLLPVDLEDEETYESYAAVG, encoded by the coding sequence ATGGGCTGGGTAACCGACTGGAGTGCGCAGGCGGCCTGCCGCACTACCGATCCGGATGAACTGTTCGTTCAAGGAGCAGCGCAGAACAGGGCCAAGGCGGTGTGCACCGGATGTCCGGTGCGGACCGAGTGCCTGGCCGACGCGCTGGACAATCGCGTCGAGTTCGGCGTGTGGGGTGGCATGACGGAGCGAGAGCGCCGCGCACTGCTGCGCAGGCGTCCCACCGTCACCTCATGGCGCAGGCTCCTGGAGACCGCACGCTCGGAGTACGAGCGCGGCGCGGGCCTGCTGCCCGTGGACTTGGAGGACGAGGAGACGTACGAGAGCTACGCGGCGGTCGGGTAG
- a CDS encoding ArsA family ATPase, translating into MTRDRTTRDQTPQEPARTLTPERTLDVDALIDDPKTRIVVCCGSGGVGKTTTAAAIGLRAAERGRKVVVLTIDPARRLAQSMGIDSLDNVPRQVKAIEPVETADGSGGSGELHAMMLDMKRTFDEIVEAHTDKERAKAILNNPFYQSLSAGFAGTQEYMAMEKLGQLRSRDEWDLIVVDTPPSRSALDFLDAPKRLGSFLDGKLIRLLMAPAKVGGRAGMKFLNAGMSMMTGALGKLLGGQLLRDVQMFVTAMDSMFGGFRTRADATYRLLQAPGTAFLVVASPERDALREAAYFVERLAADDMPLAGLVLNRVHGSGASQLSAERALAAAENLEEGGIVDQEDGKVAVRNSPENDATSETPAPSDSPDLSVESPSVEQLTAGLLRLHAERMQLLDREQRTRDRFTALHPEVAVAEVAALPGDVHDLAGLRAVGDRLAG; encoded by the coding sequence ATGACCAGGGACCGCACGACCAGGGACCAGACGCCCCAGGAACCGGCACGCACCCTGACCCCCGAACGCACGCTCGACGTGGACGCCCTGATCGACGACCCGAAGACCCGGATCGTGGTCTGCTGCGGCTCCGGAGGCGTCGGCAAGACGACCACGGCCGCGGCCATCGGGCTGCGGGCGGCGGAGCGGGGCCGCAAGGTCGTCGTCCTCACGATCGACCCGGCGCGCAGGCTCGCCCAGTCCATGGGCATCGACTCGCTCGACAACGTCCCGCGCCAGGTCAAGGCGATCGAGCCCGTCGAGACGGCCGATGGCTCGGGCGGGTCCGGCGAGCTGCACGCCATGATGCTCGACATGAAGCGCACCTTCGACGAGATCGTGGAGGCGCACACGGACAAGGAGCGCGCGAAGGCGATCCTCAACAACCCCTTCTACCAGTCGCTCTCCGCGGGCTTCGCCGGCACGCAGGAGTACATGGCGATGGAGAAGCTGGGGCAGCTGCGGTCCCGGGACGAGTGGGACCTGATCGTCGTGGACACGCCGCCGTCGCGCTCGGCCCTGGACTTCCTCGACGCTCCCAAGCGCCTCGGGTCCTTCCTGGACGGGAAGCTGATCCGGCTCCTGATGGCCCCGGCGAAGGTGGGCGGCCGGGCCGGGATGAAGTTCCTGAACGCCGGCATGTCGATGATGACGGGGGCCCTCGGCAAGCTGCTCGGCGGTCAGCTCCTGCGTGACGTGCAGATGTTCGTGACGGCCATGGACAGCATGTTCGGCGGTTTCCGTACGCGCGCCGATGCCACGTACCGGCTGCTGCAGGCGCCCGGCACGGCGTTCCTGGTGGTCGCGTCGCCGGAGCGGGACGCGCTGCGGGAGGCGGCGTACTTCGTGGAGCGCCTGGCCGCGGACGACATGCCGCTCGCGGGGCTGGTGCTGAACCGGGTGCACGGCAGCGGCGCCTCCCAGCTGTCGGCCGAGCGGGCCCTGGCCGCCGCGGAAAATCTTGAGGAGGGCGGCATTGTGGATCAGGAGGACGGGAAGGTAGCTGTTCGTAACTCCCCTGAGAATGACGCGACTTCAGAGACTCCCGCGCCGTCCGACTCCCCCGACCTGTCCGTCGAGAGCCCGTCCGTCGAGCAACTGACAGCGGGTCTGTTGCGGCTGCACGCGGAGCGCATGCAGCTGCTCGACCGTGAGCAGCGCACGCGTGACCGCTTCACCGCGCTCCACCCCGAGGTGGCGGTGGCCGAAGTGGCCGCGCTCCCCGGAGATGTGCATGACCTTGCGGGGCTCCGGGCCGTAGGGGACCGGCTGGCAGGCTGA
- a CDS encoding ArsA family ATPase — protein MSRLQVVSGKGGTGKTTVAAALALALATEGKRTLLVEVEGRQGIAQLFETEALPYEERKIAVAPGGGEVYALAIDPELALLDYLQMFYKLGGAGRALKKLGAIDFATTIAPGLRDVLLTGKACEAVRRKDKRGRYTYDCVVMDAPPTGRITRFLNVNDEVAGLAKIGPIHNQAQAVMRVLKSPETAVHLVTLLEEMPVQETADGIAELRAAQLPVGRVIVNMVRPALLGDASLEPVLDRTPRTAIAKTLSAAGLGGARRGGGAERLVDPLLEQAAEYAERYALERDQRAQLTEFGRPLHELPLFAGGMDLAGLYELATELRKQGIS, from the coding sequence GTGAGCAGGCTCCAGGTCGTCAGTGGCAAGGGCGGTACCGGCAAGACCACGGTGGCCGCGGCCCTCGCGCTCGCCCTCGCGACGGAGGGCAAACGCACCCTCCTCGTGGAGGTCGAGGGCAGGCAGGGCATCGCGCAGCTCTTCGAAACCGAAGCGCTGCCTTATGAGGAGCGGAAGATCGCCGTCGCTCCCGGGGGCGGGGAGGTGTACGCCCTCGCCATCGATCCCGAGCTCGCGCTGCTCGACTACCTCCAGATGTTCTACAAACTGGGGGGAGCGGGACGCGCCCTCAAGAAGCTCGGGGCCATCGACTTCGCCACCACCATCGCGCCCGGACTCCGGGACGTGCTGCTGACCGGCAAGGCCTGTGAGGCCGTGCGCCGCAAGGACAAGCGCGGCCGGTACACGTACGACTGCGTCGTCATGGACGCCCCGCCGACCGGTCGCATCACGCGCTTCCTGAACGTGAACGACGAGGTCGCCGGGCTCGCGAAGATCGGGCCGATACACAATCAGGCGCAGGCCGTCATGCGGGTCCTGAAGTCCCCGGAGACGGCCGTTCACCTCGTGACGCTGCTCGAGGAGATGCCCGTCCAGGAGACGGCGGACGGGATCGCCGAGCTGCGGGCCGCGCAGCTGCCCGTGGGCCGCGTCATCGTCAACATGGTGCGCCCGGCCCTGCTGGGCGACGCCTCCCTGGAACCGGTGCTCGACCGCACGCCCCGTACCGCCATCGCCAAGACGCTGTCCGCCGCCGGGCTCGGCGGGGCGCGGCGGGGCGGGGGCGCGGAGCGGCTGGTCGACCCGCTCCTGGAACAGGCCGCGGAGTACGCCGAGCGGTACGCCCTGGAGCGCGACCAGCGCGCCCAGCTGACCGAGTTCGGCCGGCCGCTGCACGAACTGCCGCTGTTCGCGGGCGGAATGGACCTCGCGGGCCTGTACGAGCTCGCCACGGAACTGCGGAAGCAAGGGATCTCATGA
- a CDS encoding DUF4177 domain-containing protein — translation MTKWEYATVPLLVHATKQILDTWGEDGWELVQVVPGPNNPEQLVAYLKREKQA, via the coding sequence ATGACCAAGTGGGAATACGCAACCGTGCCTCTGCTCGTCCACGCCACGAAGCAGATTCTTGACACCTGGGGCGAGGACGGCTGGGAGCTGGTCCAGGTCGTGCCCGGACCGAACAACCCCGAGCAGCTCGTGGCCTACCTGAAGCGGGAGAAGCAGGCGTGA
- a CDS encoding RidA family protein produces the protein MSGAVEARLAELGLTLPEVVPPLASYQPAVRSGVYVHTAGQLPMVEGKLAVTGKVGAEVTPEEAKDLARTCALNGLAAIKSVAGDLDRIARVVKVVGFVASATDFTGQPGVINGASELLGEVLGDKGVHARSAVGVAVLPLDAPVEVEFQVELTEA, from the coding sequence GTGAGCGGGGCAGTCGAGGCCCGCCTCGCCGAGCTCGGACTGACGCTGCCGGAGGTCGTGCCGCCGCTGGCGTCCTACCAGCCGGCCGTCCGGTCCGGCGTGTACGTCCACACCGCGGGCCAGCTCCCGATGGTGGAGGGCAAACTCGCCGTGACCGGCAAGGTCGGCGCCGAGGTGACCCCGGAGGAGGCCAAGGACCTGGCCCGTACCTGCGCGCTGAACGGCCTTGCCGCGATCAAGTCGGTCGCCGGTGACCTGGACCGCATCGCGCGCGTCGTGAAGGTCGTCGGTTTCGTCGCGTCCGCCACGGACTTCACCGGCCAGCCCGGCGTGATCAACGGTGCGAGTGAGCTCCTCGGCGAGGTTCTCGGGGACAAGGGCGTGCACGCCCGCAGCGCCGTCGGCGTCGCCGTGCTGCCGCTGGACGCTCCGGTCGAGGTCGAGTTCCAGGTCGAGCTCACCGAGGCGTGA